A DNA window from Deinococcus sonorensis KR-87 contains the following coding sequences:
- a CDS encoding Y-family DNA polymerase, which yields MPGPLIACVHLASWALSVVSREHPGLPVAVLSETTHRVLQVNHLALGAGVRPGLRYAAAVSRCPDLHAEVAAGPRLATAWRELLDLLYSRFSDRIEGPLPGTVFLTCTLRQAQELAASLNAPVGLAASQEVAQLAALRAQPGQVREITPDVEHALLPITPLAHLHVLGLTDEQLQQLAFLGLACLGDLLKWSAAQRSAFLGSALGRRLSSFLKGERRTTIQRWTPGEVIKETLTFDLPLHEPGQLQAALQDLMPAVYRHLRGRTAAYLTVHADTPGGRLTASRKPKWPLDERGLCRVAGLAVGDADALVLGIDRLTVQLSGFVQPSRQVGLWAGLQELDVIREVLDRYPAAFVRVQWGNPHALTADQQYHWVDWLTGEAQLRPLTPTPNVQGEPTALPVSGRYSEAGD from the coding sequence ATGCCCGGCCCCCTGATCGCCTGCGTGCACCTCGCATCGTGGGCACTGAGTGTCGTGTCTCGCGAACACCCTGGACTGCCGGTGGCGGTGCTCAGCGAGACCACCCACCGGGTCCTGCAGGTCAATCACCTGGCCCTCGGGGCTGGGGTTCGCCCGGGGCTCCGCTACGCGGCTGCCGTGTCCCGCTGCCCCGACCTGCACGCAGAAGTGGCCGCCGGTCCCCGGCTGGCCACCGCGTGGCGGGAACTGCTGGACCTGCTGTACAGCCGCTTTAGCGACCGCATCGAGGGGCCCCTTCCCGGCACCGTCTTCCTGACCTGCACGCTCCGTCAGGCACAGGAACTGGCCGCCAGCCTGAACGCCCCGGTCGGTCTTGCCGCTAGCCAGGAGGTCGCTCAGCTGGCCGCCCTCCGCGCACAGCCTGGTCAGGTGCGGGAGATCACCCCGGACGTGGAACACGCCCTGCTGCCGATCACCCCCCTCGCCCACCTGCACGTGCTGGGCCTCACCGACGAGCAGCTTCAGCAGCTGGCCTTCCTGGGCCTGGCGTGCCTGGGCGACCTGCTGAAGTGGAGCGCCGCCCAGCGCAGCGCCTTCCTCGGCAGCGCCCTGGGGCGACGCCTGTCCTCGTTCCTGAAAGGCGAGCGGCGAACGACCATCCAGCGCTGGACGCCCGGCGAGGTGATCAAGGAGACGTTGACCTTCGACCTGCCGCTGCACGAACCCGGCCAGCTGCAGGCCGCCCTGCAGGACCTGATGCCGGCCGTGTACCGGCACCTGCGCGGCCGCACCGCCGCCTACCTCACGGTGCACGCCGATACGCCCGGCGGCCGCCTCACGGCCAGCCGCAAGCCGAAGTGGCCACTTGACGAGCGGGGCCTGTGCCGGGTCGCGGGGCTGGCCGTGGGCGACGCGGATGCCCTCGTCTTGGGCATCGACCGCCTCACCGTGCAGCTGAGCGGCTTCGTTCAGCCCAGCCGGCAGGTGGGCCTCTGGGCGGGTTTGCAGGAACTGGACGTGATCCGCGAGGTGCTGGACCGCTACCCGGCCGCCTTCGTGCGCGTGCAGTGGGGCAACCCGCACGCCCTGACCGCCGACCAGCAGTACCACTGGGTCGACTGGCTCACCGGGGAAGCGCAGCTGCGCCCACTGACCCCCACGCCGAATGTGCAGGGCGAGCCGACCGCCCTTCCTGTCTCTGGGCGCTACTCCGAGGCGGGGGACTGA
- a CDS encoding DUF6504 family protein: MRDTQIPLDDVTVDRSGRPVRFRYQGRLQVVRQQLDDWRTGGRWWLDEPPRDCYLVETAQVLAELHREDPPSSRWWLARIQD, translated from the coding sequence ATGCGCGACACGCAGATCCCACTGGACGACGTCACCGTGGACCGCAGTGGGCGCCCCGTGCGCTTCCGCTATCAGGGCCGCCTGCAGGTGGTGCGTCAGCAGCTGGACGACTGGCGGACCGGTGGGCGCTGGTGGCTGGACGAGCCACCCCGCGACTGCTACCTCGTCGAGACGGCCCAGGTGCTGGCGGAGCTGCACCGCGAGGATCCCCCATCCAGCCGGTGGTGGCTGGCCCGAATCCAGGACTGA
- a CDS encoding LexA family protein, whose translation MPPSLTPRRLELLTALHRLQQQQCGVTLGDLASALNVNRARVHVQVKALRGLGLLTPTTGRHGDLCLTDEGRAAIQSGIPVYGHIAAGPPGHAEQVPDRAVRHLEDLLGHRDGDYLLTVRGDSMTGIGVLDGDYVLVRPTPEVLDGDVAVVSIPGENSATLKRLYRLGDEVILLSENPTYPRMVYPASDVQVQGRMLGVIGLPRPRAARPAEPVRNS comes from the coding sequence ATGCCGCCCAGCTTGACGCCCCGGCGGCTGGAGCTGCTGACCGCCCTGCACCGCCTGCAGCAGCAGCAGTGCGGCGTTACCCTCGGCGACCTGGCCAGCGCCCTGAACGTCAACCGCGCCCGCGTCCACGTGCAGGTCAAAGCGCTGCGCGGGCTTGGTCTGCTGACGCCAACCACCGGCCGACACGGCGACCTGTGTCTCACCGACGAGGGCCGGGCCGCCATTCAGAGCGGCATCCCCGTCTACGGGCACATCGCCGCGGGTCCGCCCGGACACGCCGAGCAGGTCCCAGACCGGGCGGTGCGGCACCTCGAGGACCTGCTCGGTCACCGGGACGGCGACTACCTGCTCACCGTCCGCGGCGACAGCATGACCGGCATCGGCGTGCTGGACGGCGATTACGTGCTGGTCCGACCCACCCCGGAAGTGCTCGACGGTGACGTCGCGGTGGTCTCGATCCCTGGAGAGAACAGCGCGACCCTTAAGCGGCTGTACCGGCTGGGCGACGAAGTGATCCTGCTGAGCGAAAACCCCACCTACCCCCGCATGGTCTACCCGGCCAGCGACGTGCAGGTGCAGGGCCGCATGCTCGGCGTGATCGGCCTGCCCCGCCCCCGCGCCGCCCGCCCGGCCGAACCGGTCCGGAACAGCTGA